In a genomic window of Pedobacter sp. KBS0701:
- a CDS encoding glutaminase domain-containing protein: MFAGSLLKAQERKAPAYPLITHNTYFSIWSTTDKLNESSTQHWTGADHSLLGMINVDGGIYRFLGKETTTYRTVVPASDEKAYEVKYTESEPQGDWKAENYSATNWQTGATPIGDDEKNVKTVWKSHDIWVRRAFNVANPASINELFLKINHDDNIEVYLNGKKIYTKEGWTNNFQYIALSNSDKNALKAGSNVISIHLINTAGGRFLDFGLVEKLKDKAEKVQLAKQKSVDINATQTIYNFTCGKVDLKLTFTSPLLMNDLGLFARPVSYVSYQVKANDGKTHQVKVYLSASSNIAVYRPTQEVAATKYATAKLSVLKTGTVEQPVLQKASDDMRIDWGYFYVAAPKTGNAIQFVTAEKDAADAFRKGNSASTVKQGKMLALNTVIPFGTVGKAAVEKYVELGYDEIYSVQYFNKNLRPWWNTSGKETIESQLTAAADEYKTVIRKCETFNKNLYADALKSGGKEYADLCVLGYRQSIAAHTLAKSPQGEILWLSKENNSGGFINTVDVTYPSAPLYLIYNPELLQGMLNGIFYFSESGKYPHPWAAHDLGTYPLANGQTYGEPMPVEESGNMIILTAAIAKAQGNANYAKAHWKTLTTWVDYLTKEGLDPKTQLCTDDFAGHLARNANLSVKAIVGIACYAQMAQTLGYNEVAKKYRDIAESMVPKWIEMADAGDHYALTFDNKNTWSQKYNLVWDKVLNLNLFPQKIYDTETKYYLTKQNKYGIPLDSRKAYTKNDWILWTATFAPTQKEFEALIHPVYKHAIETDSRVPLNDFYDSNTGIRDNFKARSVVGGFYMKMLADKLNSK, encoded by the coding sequence ATGTTTGCAGGCAGTTTGCTGAAGGCCCAGGAGCGGAAAGCCCCGGCTTATCCCTTAATTACACACAATACCTATTTCAGTATCTGGTCTACCACGGATAAATTAAACGAATCTTCTACCCAACACTGGACGGGAGCTGATCACTCTCTTTTAGGAATGATTAATGTTGACGGTGGTATTTATCGGTTTTTAGGTAAAGAAACTACCACTTATAGAACGGTTGTACCTGCTTCCGACGAAAAAGCTTACGAAGTTAAATATACTGAAAGTGAGCCACAGGGCGATTGGAAGGCGGAAAATTATAGCGCCACCAACTGGCAAACAGGTGCTACGCCAATTGGTGATGATGAAAAAAATGTAAAAACCGTTTGGAAATCGCATGATATATGGGTGAGGAGAGCCTTTAATGTCGCTAACCCGGCATCAATAAACGAACTGTTTTTAAAGATTAATCATGATGATAATATTGAGGTTTACCTGAATGGAAAGAAAATCTACACGAAAGAAGGCTGGACCAATAACTTCCAATATATTGCCTTAAGCAATAGCGATAAAAATGCTTTAAAGGCAGGGTCTAACGTAATCTCGATCCATTTAATTAACACTGCTGGCGGCCGCTTTCTCGATTTTGGTTTAGTAGAAAAGCTAAAAGACAAAGCAGAAAAAGTACAGCTGGCTAAACAAAAAAGTGTTGATATCAATGCCACGCAAACCATTTATAACTTTACCTGTGGTAAGGTCGATTTAAAATTAACTTTTACCTCTCCCTTGTTAATGAACGATTTGGGTTTGTTTGCACGTCCGGTTTCTTACGTTTCCTATCAGGTAAAAGCAAATGATGGTAAAACGCACCAGGTAAAAGTGTATTTAAGTGCTTCTTCTAACATTGCAGTTTACCGTCCTACACAAGAGGTTGCCGCAACCAAGTACGCAACAGCTAAATTATCAGTATTGAAAACAGGAACGGTAGAGCAGCCAGTTCTTCAAAAAGCAAGTGATGATATGCGAATTGACTGGGGTTATTTTTACGTGGCTGCGCCAAAAACCGGCAATGCCATCCAGTTTGTAACGGCCGAAAAAGATGCTGCCGATGCTTTTAGAAAAGGCAATTCCGCTTCAACCGTTAAACAAGGCAAAATGCTTGCATTGAATACTGTTATCCCCTTCGGAACAGTGGGTAAAGCTGCGGTAGAAAAATATGTTGAATTAGGCTATGACGAAATTTATAGTGTTCAATATTTTAACAAAAATTTAAGACCATGGTGGAATACCTCAGGTAAAGAAACCATTGAATCACAGTTAACGGCTGCGGCTGATGAATACAAAACGGTGATCCGGAAATGCGAGACTTTTAACAAAAATTTATATGCCGATGCCTTAAAATCGGGTGGTAAAGAATATGCTGATTTATGCGTTTTAGGTTACCGCCAGAGTATTGCAGCACATACTCTGGCAAAAAGTCCGCAAGGAGAGATTTTATGGTTATCTAAAGAAAATAACAGTGGTGGTTTTATTAATACCGTCGATGTAACTTACCCTTCGGCACCATTATACCTGATTTATAATCCAGAGTTATTGCAAGGCATGTTGAACGGTATTTTCTATTTCAGCGAAAGTGGAAAATATCCTCATCCCTGGGCAGCCCACGATCTGGGTACTTACCCCTTAGCCAACGGACAAACCTATGGCGAGCCAATGCCGGTTGAAGAATCGGGCAACATGATTATTTTAACTGCGGCGATTGCCAAAGCACAGGGAAATGCCAATTACGCTAAAGCACACTGGAAAACCTTAACCACCTGGGTTGATTATTTAACCAAAGAGGGCTTAGATCCAAAAACACAGTTATGTACCGATGATTTTGCTGGTCACCTTGCCCGTAATGCCAACTTATCGGTAAAAGCTATTGTGGGTATAGCCTGTTATGCCCAGATGGCACAAACATTAGGTTATAATGAAGTAGCTAAAAAATATAGGGATATTGCTGAAAGTATGGTGCCAAAATGGATAGAAATGGCCGATGCAGGCGATCACTATGCTTTAACTTTTGATAACAAAAATACCTGGAGCCAGAAGTATAACCTGGTTTGGGATAAGGTTTTAAATTTAAATTTGTTCCCTCAAAAAATATATGATACCGAAACCAAATATTACCTGACGAAACAAAATAAATACGGTATCCCATTAGATAGTAGAAAGGCCTACACTAAAAACGACTGGATCTTGTGGACCGCTACTTTTGCACCAACACAAAAAGAATTCGAAGCTTTGATTCATCCTGTTTACAAGCATGCTATCGAAACTGACTCTAGAGTGCCTTTGAATGATTTTTATGATTCAAATACTGGTATTCGCGATAACTTTAAAGCCCGCAGTGTAGTGGGTGGCTTTTACATGAAAATGCTTGCCGATAAATTAAATAGTAAATAA
- a CDS encoding PleD family two-component system response regulator, with protein MGNKKILIADDDEGIVDAITMILEVMGYDVDFTYDGGAVIDAVKNRPDLILLDIWMSGHDGRDICKQLKNDPQFKEIPILMISASRDIRQSALDAGANDFMEKPFEMDSLLNRVETLLD; from the coding sequence ATGGGGAACAAAAAAATACTCATCGCCGATGACGACGAAGGGATTGTTGATGCTATAACAATGATTTTGGAAGTGATGGGTTATGATGTTGACTTTACGTATGATGGCGGAGCAGTAATAGATGCGGTAAAAAATAGGCCAGATTTGATTCTGCTCGATATCTGGATGAGCGGTCATGATGGGAGAGATATCTGCAAGCAGCTTAAAAACGACCCTCAATTTAAGGAAATTCCTATCTTAATGATCTCGGCTAGCAGAGACATCAGACAATCTGCACTGGATGCTGGTGCAAATGATTTTATGGAAAAACCATTTGAGATGGATTCTTTACTGAATAGGGTAGAAACATTGTTGGATTAG
- a CDS encoding PA14 domain-containing protein has translation MKKIIYIALISLAIIGVYSCRKSQIDDLKLPDPNTRSVTGEGIVAGNVSIDNEYIKVPFKISLTGVAEEAFQVGLTLNNDTVTQLINNGTITNAILMPSAGVEYPNVINVAYGTDKSEGVAIVRRSVLERNYGKKVVFALKLSAPGKGNKIAAGQSTIMVIINTADLLKPTDLHYLTLNGGGTYNVVYQGNYIVGPAGVTIPLIVSLENQPSTAFNIKIKENIDTIATLVGRGTLPADAIHLAAKDYSVDTLVRFATGASSAIVRLQIPWPVFDANIVANKKFAFAFSINEASNHVIHPTNSKLIVIVDPNVNLDNNSYITGNGTGLTAKYYTNTQLDPDDGRAPFKTRIDEQINFSGDSWPDSVYVNTKSNSLSRDNFATRWTGEFLAPVRGTYTFYQTRWDDGARLYVNGVALVDDYTTQWDKDTRKGTIFLERGKRYKIEAHHRENVGGQQAYLEIEVPNILSKRVIPKSQLFPTP, from the coding sequence ATGAAGAAAATTATATATATCGCATTGATAAGTTTAGCCATAATTGGTGTTTATTCTTGTCGCAAATCACAAATAGATGATTTAAAATTGCCAGATCCTAATACCAGAAGTGTAACAGGGGAAGGTATCGTTGCCGGAAACGTTTCCATAGATAACGAATACATTAAAGTTCCTTTTAAAATTTCTTTAACGGGCGTTGCAGAAGAGGCCTTTCAGGTAGGTTTAACTTTAAATAACGATACTGTTACGCAGTTAATTAATAATGGAACCATTACAAATGCGATCCTAATGCCGTCTGCAGGGGTAGAATATCCTAATGTGATCAACGTGGCTTACGGAACCGATAAGAGCGAAGGCGTTGCTATTGTTCGCCGGTCAGTATTGGAGCGCAATTATGGTAAAAAAGTGGTTTTCGCCCTAAAGCTTTCGGCTCCCGGCAAAGGAAATAAGATTGCCGCTGGCCAATCTACCATCATGGTTATTATCAATACTGCCGATCTGTTAAAACCCACCGATCTGCACTATTTAACTTTAAATGGCGGTGGTACCTATAATGTAGTATATCAGGGCAATTACATTGTAGGCCCTGCCGGGGTAACGATTCCACTGATTGTAAGTTTAGAAAACCAACCATCAACAGCTTTCAATATTAAAATCAAGGAAAACATAGATACCATTGCTACTTTAGTTGGCAGGGGAACTTTGCCCGCAGATGCAATCCATTTGGCTGCTAAAGATTATAGCGTTGATACTTTGGTTCGGTTTGCCACGGGAGCTTCGAGTGCGATCGTCAGACTTCAGATCCCATGGCCGGTTTTCGATGCCAACATTGTTGCAAATAAGAAATTTGCATTCGCCTTCAGTATTAACGAGGCAAGCAATCATGTAATTCACCCAACTAACAGCAAATTAATAGTGATTGTAGATCCTAATGTAAATTTGGATAATAACTCTTACATCACCGGAAACGGTACTGGTTTAACAGCAAAATATTATACCAATACCCAATTAGATCCGGATGATGGACGCGCGCCATTTAAAACCAGAATTGATGAGCAAATTAACTTTAGTGGGGATAGTTGGCCAGATAGTGTGTACGTTAATACAAAAAGTAATTCTTTGAGCCGAGATAACTTTGCGACCAGGTGGACAGGCGAGTTTTTGGCGCCAGTTCGTGGTACCTATACTTTTTATCAAACCCGCTGGGATGATGGTGCCAGACTATATGTTAATGGCGTAGCGTTAGTAGACGATTACACCACCCAATGGGATAAAGATACACGTAAGGGCACCATATTTTTAGAACGTGGTAAAAGATATAAAATAGAAGCACATCACCGCGAAAATGTAGGTGGGCAGCAGGCTTATCTTGAAATTGAAGTGCCGAATATTTTATCCAAAAGGGTAATACCAAAATCTCAATTATTTCCAACACCTTAA
- a CDS encoding DUF6717 family protein: MERAIRFYKNAKHEWYADIPEWGGAIEDLQMVEGADELLNWIAAAENECKLLMADEQIQNAEILDLVYAREENLGGGGDYLLEKFRGEFKNHKIWLCHVTEFVFKQLPERIYFKEIE; the protein is encoded by the coding sequence ATGGAGAGAGCAATTCGTTTTTATAAAAATGCAAAACACGAATGGTATGCCGATATACCTGAATGGGGAGGGGCTATTGAAGATCTACAAATGGTAGAGGGTGCCGACGAACTGTTAAACTGGATAGCTGCTGCCGAAAATGAATGTAAATTATTAATGGCCGATGAGCAAATACAAAATGCCGAAATTTTAGATCTTGTTTATGCACGCGAAGAGAATTTAGGCGGGGGTGGCGACTATCTGTTAGAAAAATTTAGAGGAGAATTTAAGAACCATAAAATTTGGCTTTGCCATGTAACGGAGTTTGTTTTTAAACAATTGCCTGAAAGGATTTATTTTAAGGAAATTGAATAA
- the dinB gene encoding DNA polymerase IV: MSDSTPPVLRKIIHIDMDAFYASVEQRDFPEYRGKPLVVGGKPDSRGVVSTASYEARQYGICSAMSSSKAYQLCPTAIFVYPRFDAYTAVSKALREIFSRYTDVIEPLSLDEAYLDVTEDKLGIGSAIDIAQSIKDAIKNELNLTASAGVSINKFVAKVASDMNKPDGLTFIGPSKIEAFMEKLPVEKFFGVGKVTGAKMKAMQINTGADLKKLTEAQLVAQFGKSGRFYYKIVRGIDDRPVRANREAKSVGAEDTFAEDTNEDSVMHDLLKQISETVAKRLEKYQLSGKTVTLKIKFADFKLITRSRSFAIPINKAEVIYAEAIKLLEEAAIGVTQVRLLGITLSRFYDDVEIEKPESNQLEFEF, translated from the coding sequence ATGTCTGATTCAACTCCACCGGTTTTAAGAAAAATAATTCATATCGATATGGATGCTTTTTATGCATCTGTAGAGCAACGCGATTTTCCTGAATACCGGGGAAAGCCTTTGGTGGTTGGTGGCAAGCCAGATAGTCGTGGGGTGGTTTCTACAGCCAGTTACGAAGCCCGGCAATATGGAATTTGCTCGGCAATGTCGTCAAGTAAAGCTTACCAGCTTTGCCCGACAGCAATTTTCGTCTATCCTCGTTTTGATGCTTATACTGCGGTTTCGAAAGCGCTTAGGGAAATTTTTAGCCGCTATACGGATGTCATAGAACCCCTTTCGCTGGATGAAGCTTACCTTGATGTAACAGAAGACAAACTCGGAATTGGATCGGCCATTGATATAGCACAATCGATTAAGGATGCAATTAAAAATGAGTTAAACCTAACGGCTTCAGCAGGTGTATCGATCAATAAATTTGTGGCTAAAGTAGCTTCAGACATGAACAAACCTGATGGTTTGACTTTCATTGGTCCATCGAAGATTGAAGCTTTTATGGAAAAACTCCCGGTAGAGAAATTCTTTGGTGTAGGCAAAGTTACCGGCGCCAAAATGAAGGCCATGCAAATTAATACGGGTGCAGATTTAAAAAAACTGACTGAAGCCCAGCTTGTTGCCCAGTTCGGAAAATCGGGAAGGTTTTATTATAAGATTGTTCGTGGTATTGATGACAGGCCTGTGAGGGCAAACCGTGAGGCGAAATCGGTTGGTGCAGAAGATACTTTTGCAGAGGATACCAATGAAGATTCGGTGATGCACGATCTGCTGAAACAGATTAGCGAAACCGTGGCCAAACGTTTAGAAAAATACCAGCTAAGTGGAAAAACGGTAACCCTAAAAATCAAGTTCGCCGATTTTAAACTCATTACACGCAGCCGTTCTTTTGCTATACCGATAAACAAAGCTGAGGTAATTTATGCAGAGGCGATTAAACTTTTGGAAGAGGCAGCTATCGGCGTAACACAAGTCAGGTTGTTGGGTATTACCTTATCGCGGTTTTATGATGATGTGGAGATAGAAAAGCCAGAAAGTAATCAGCTGGAGTTTGAGTTTTAA
- a CDS encoding PKD domain-containing protein: protein MKNNVKKLLSILSLLILIVMTTVKCKKDAEEVVPVVDEPKPTAGFSYVRPDTVKFLEYQFTGSSTNYKTLLWQFGDDSTSVLVNPKHTYRFPGKYKVTLTTRNSQGYSAAKEVLLNIVDPNFDPTKIGENYMQTVGGIFSVNLEAGAGPNSDEGSKKLVDGDITTKFLQAGFDGTQRCTFELATPQVVGAYTLTSGNDAEDRDPRYWILQGSIDGIQYTDLHTVTTCPWANSNERRVTKRYYFDNFVAYKFYRLYIKANRGSRVFQLSEWTINKKQP, encoded by the coding sequence ATGAAAAATAACGTAAAAAAATTACTCAGTATTCTATCTCTTTTAATACTTATTGTAATGACAACAGTAAAGTGTAAGAAAGATGCAGAAGAGGTTGTTCCGGTGGTGGACGAACCTAAACCAACAGCAGGTTTTTCGTACGTAAGGCCGGATACTGTAAAATTCTTAGAGTACCAGTTTACGGGTAGCTCGACAAATTACAAAACTTTGTTGTGGCAATTCGGAGATGATAGTACCTCTGTTTTGGTTAATCCAAAACATACCTATCGTTTCCCCGGCAAATATAAAGTAACCTTAACCACCAGAAACAGCCAGGGCTATTCGGCCGCAAAAGAAGTGCTTTTAAATATTGTAGATCCAAATTTCGATCCAACAAAAATTGGAGAGAATTATATGCAGACGGTTGGTGGCATATTTTCGGTAAATTTAGAAGCCGGTGCCGGACCTAATTCTGATGAGGGATCGAAAAAACTGGTTGATGGCGACATCACGACCAAATTTTTGCAGGCAGGTTTTGATGGTACGCAAAGATGTACTTTCGAACTTGCAACCCCACAGGTTGTTGGTGCTTATACTTTAACTTCGGGAAACGATGCTGAAGATAGAGACCCTAGATATTGGATTTTACAGGGATCAATAGATGGTATTCAGTATACCGATTTACATACCGTAACCACTTGCCCGTGGGCAAACTCTAATGAAAGACGCGTTACCAAAAGGTATTATTTCGACAACTTTGTTGCCTATAAATTCTATCGTCTTTATATTAAAGCAAACAGAGGAAGCAGGGTTTTCCAATTATCCGAATGGACCATTAACAAAAAACAGCCTTAG